A single genomic interval of Anopheles stephensi strain Indian unplaced genomic scaffold, UCI_ANSTEP_V1.0 ucontig92, whole genome shotgun sequence harbors:
- the LOC118517298 gene encoding exosome complex component MTR3-like gives MPQDTKRINGPEASTSYWVHYKANAAKTFEDRLSDAIGQDGKRKDGRRLQESRKYYAKVGVVSTAKGSAYVELGNTKVIVSVFDPREIPKQNKFNELGELFCDFKFSPFASLVRKNPQTDARERSMATALASALNPSVCRHLFPNLQIDVFANVLEDDGSALSVAITAAGLALGDACIPMFDIVTAATAGILGNRIIVDPTAEEEALCMDGYTEYNHGLVMIAKLPTLDQVPEIRQYGSVDVETLWETCKQLNTNCADLVPIVQQLLVSKVKSRLRELEVGSDEESENGKDKEDKTGNSSGEEK, from the exons ATGCCGCAAGACACTAAAAGAATAAATGGGCCAGAAGCTTCCACTTCATATTGGGTCCATTACAAAGCTAATGCAGCGAAAACATTCGAAGATCGTTTGAGTGACGCGATTGGACAGGATGGCAAACGAAAGGATGGTCGCCGGCTGCAGGAAAGCCGCAAATATT ATGCAAAGGTCGGTGTCGTCTCAACGGCCAAAGGATCCGCATACGTTGAGCTGGGTAACACGAAAGTCATAGTGTCCGTGTTCGATCCGCGAGAAATACCGAAGCAGAACAAATTCAACGAATTGGGCGAACTGTTTTGTGATTTTAAGTTTTCTCCTTTTGCCTCGTTGGTGAGGAAAAATCCACAAACAGATGCTCGGGAACGTAGTATGGCTACGGCGTTGGCAAGCGCTTTGAACCCATCCGTTTGTCGGCATCTGTTTCCGAACCTGCAGATTGATGTGTTTGCGAATGTGCTGGAAGACGATGGATCAGCGTTGTCCGTAGCGATAACTGCTGCCGGGCTTGCGTTGGGTGATGCTTGCATACCGATGTTCGATATAGTGACTGCTGCGACAGCCGGAATCCTAGGCAATCGTATCATCGTTGACCCTACCGCAGAGGAAGAAGCCTTGTGTATGGATGGATACACCGAGTACAATCATGGGCTGGTGATGATAGCGAAGCTGCCAACGTTGGATCAGGTACCGGAGATCCGGCAGTATGGAAGTGTGGATGTGGAAACGCTGTGGGAAACGTGCAAGCAGCTAAACACAAACTGTGCAGACCTGGTCCCGATCGTACAACAGCTGTTGGTGAGCAAAGTGAAGTCTCGCCTTCGAGAGCTCGAGGTAGGAAGTGATGAAGAAAGCGAAAACGGTAAGGACAAAGAGGATAAGACGGGCAACAGTTCGGGAGAAGAGAAATGA
- the LOC118517301 gene encoding splicing factor 3B subunit 5 — protein MGDRYNIHSQLEHLQSKYIGTGHADTTKYEWLTNQHRDSLASYLGHYDMLSYYAVAENESKARIRFNIMEKMLQPCGPPPEKTED, from the coding sequence ATGGGTGACCGGTACAACATTCACAGCCAGCTAGAACATCTGCAAAGCAAGTACATCGGCACGGGACATGCGGACACCACGAAGTACGAATGGCTAACCAACCAGCACCGAGACTCGCTAGCTAGCTACCTGGGGCACTACGATATGCTGAGCTATTATGCGGTCGCCGAGAACGAGTCAAAGGCACGAATCCGGTTCAACATCATGGAGAAAATGCTGCAACCATGCGGTCCTCCACCAGAGAAGACGGAAGATTAG
- the LOC118517297 gene encoding venom serine protease-like — translation MLVVAMSWLRAVVLALIALGLPVRAEWFASCDRQFQLTNVADVTLNSPFYPSNYPAGSSCRFVVRAPPGYTIQATCTLNMANPTAACTTDFLYVSTEGFVSPVGSEYFCGKGQISRRSLFNKLTISYISSSASNSGSFSCRLVVQPQDCDCGWSRTAKIVGGSEAGVNEYTSMVGLLDPLTANVFCSGVIVSSRYVLTAAHCTRTIPSVGRVQALVGDHDYRTGLDTHYSALYNIEQIIAHENYNEQTRNNDIALLKTVTEMDFNRGVGPICLPFSYSTYSFGGLLVDIAGWGTTSFGGPMSTVLRKTTLSVLQNANCSAPYVNDQKVCTFAAGRDSCQYDSGGPLYLRGSQRMYTIGIISYGSACAASTPSVATRVTSYLSWIRQKTPEVSYCVK, via the exons ATGCTAGTCGTAGCGATGAGCTGGTTACGTGCAGTAGTGTTAGCATTAATTGCCCTCGGCCTTCCTGTAAGAGCTGAATGGTTCGCTTCGTGCGATCGACAGTTTCAACTGACCAACGTGGCCGATGTAACGTTGAATTCTCCCTTCTACCCGTCGAACTATCCGGCCGGAAGTTCGTGCCGGTTTGTGGTACGTGCCCCGCCCGGATATACAATCCAGGCAACATGTACACTGAACATGGCCAATCCTACTGCCGCGTGTACGACGGACTTTCTGTACGTGTCCACCGAGGGCTTTGTGTCGCCGGTGGGCAGCGAGTATTTCTGCGGCAAGGGACAGATCTCCCGGAGGTCCCTGTTCAACAAGCTGACCATCTCGTACATCTCGTCCAGTGCGTCGAATTCGGGATCGTTCTCGTGTCGGCTTGTGGTACAGCCACAGGATTGTGATTGCGGGTGGTCCAGAACCGCAAAGATCGTTGGAGGTAGCGAGGCGGGTGTAAACGAGTACACCTCCATGGTGGGACTGCTTGATCCTCTCACGGCGAACGTATTTTGTTCCGGAGTAATAG TAAGTTCCCGGTACGTTCTTACTGCCGCCCACTGTACCCGTACCATCCCAAGCGTGGGTCGTGTGCAAGCTCTTGTCGGCGATCATGACTACCGCACCGGACTGGATACACACTATTCGGCGCTCTACAACATCGAGCAGATTATTGCGCACGAAAACTACAACGAGCAGACCCGCAACAACGATATCGCCCTACTGAAGACGGTCACCGAGATGGACTTCAACCGTGGTGTAGGACCGATCTGTTTGCCCTTCAGCTACAGCACGTACAGCTTTGGTGGCCTGCTGGTGGACATTGCCGGCTGGGGTACGACATCCTTCGGTGGTCCGATGAGCACCGTTCTGCGCAAGACAACGCTTAGCGTGCTGCAGAACGCGAACTGCTCGGCACCGTACGTTAACGATCAGAAGGTGTGCACCTTTGCCGCAGGCCGTGACTCCTGCCAGTACGATTCGGGTGGCCCACTGTACCTGCGGGGAAGCCAGCGTATGTACACGATCGGGATCATCAGCTACGGGTCGGCTTGTGCCGCCTCGACACCTTCGGTGGCCACCCGCGTTACGTCCTACCTGAGCTGGATTCGTCAAAAAACGCCCGAAGTGTCGTATTGCGTTAAATGA
- the LOC118517302 gene encoding venom serine protease-like: MAALVDGSKSGEGIFCGATIITNYHAITAAHCYMGRSIANLALLVGEHDITVGSDSPYTALLLLASIKIHEGYSSSTASSSNDIAIVRTRTEIVFNPGVGPACLPIKFTGASFVGIQLEAVGWGTLDYGAPKSNVPMKVSLAVVQPTQCSSLYANYSSTQQLCTLTPNKDTCQSDSGGPLFYTDGYNMRAYLIGTIGYGIACATDRPSVSTNVLYYMQWIMNNTPEWNYCYQ; the protein is encoded by the exons ATGGCCGCCCTGGTGGATGGATCGAAGAGTGGCGAGGGTATCTTTTGCGGGGCTACGATCA TAACGAACTATCACGCCATAACGGCTGCCCACTGCTACATGGGAAGATCGATCGCCAACTTGGCGCTACTTGTCGGAGAGCACGATATTACGGTCGGTTCGGATTCACCGTACACCGCACTGTTGCTGCTCGCCTCCATCAAGATCCACGAGGGATACAGTAGCTCTACCGCTTCGAGCAGCAACGACATCGCGATCGTGCGTACACGTACCGAGATCGTGTTCAACCCGGGCGTGGGTCCTGCCTGTTTACCGATCAAATTCACCGGGGCATCCTTCGTTGGCATTCAGCTGGAGGCGGTCGGGTGGGGCACGCTCGATTACGGTGCACCGAAATCGAACGTTCCGATGAAGGTCTCGCTTGCCGTGGTACAACCGACCCAGTGTTCTTCGCTCTACGCCAACTATTCGTCCACCCAGCAACTGTGCACACTTACCCCGAACAAAGACACCTGCCAGAGTGACTCGGGCGGTCCGCTGTTCTACACCGATGGGTACAACATGCGAGCCTATCTGATCGGTACGATCGGGTACGGGATCGCGTGTGCTACCGATCGGCCCAGTGTCAGCACGAACGTTCTGTACTATATGCAGTGGATAATGAACAACACACCCGAATGGAACTACTGTTATCAATAA
- the LOC118517307 gene encoding exosome complex component MTR3-like yields the protein MHDVVWPKQKGGEFLVKLKLTNGSEISLQDSATREPRVVCNSVLDAKVGVVSTAKGSAYVELGNTKVIVSVFDPREIPKQNKFNELGELFCDFKFSPFASLVRKNPQTDARERSMATALASALNPSVCRHLFPNLQIDVFANVLEDDGSALSVAITAAGLALGDACIPMFDIVTAATAGILGNRIIVDPTAEEEALCMDGYTEYNHGLVMIAKLPTLDQVPEIRQYGSVDVETLWETCKQLNTNCADLVPIVQQLLVSKVKSRLRELEVGSDEESENGKDKEDKTGNSSGEEK from the exons ATGCATGATGTGGTCtggccaaaacaaaaaggcgGAGAATTCCTCGTGAAGTTGAAG CTTACCAATGGAAGCGAAATATCACTGCAGGACAGCGCAACCCGCGAGCCTAGGGTTGTGTGTAATTCCGTTCTAGATGCAAAGGTCGGTGTCGTCTCAACGGCCAAAGGATCCGCATACGTTGAGCTGGGTAACACGAAAGTCATAGTGTCCGTGTTCGATCCGCGAGAAATACCGAAGCAGAACAAATTCAACGAATTGGGCGAACTGTTTTGTGATTTTAAGTTTTCTCCTTTTGCCTCGTTGGTGAGGAAAAATCCACAAACAGATGCTCGGGAACGTAGTATGGCTACGGCGTTGGCAAGCGCTTTGAACCCATCTGTTTGTCGGCATCTGTTTCCCAACCTGCAGATTGATGTGTTTGCCAATGTGCTGGAAGACGATGGATCAGCGTTGTCCGTAGCGATAACTGCTGCCGGGCTTGCGTTGGGTGATGCTTGCATACCGATGTTCGATATAGTGACTGCTGCGACAGCCGGAATCCTAGGCAATCGTATCATCGTTGACCCTACCGCAGAGGAAGAAGCCTTGTGTATGGATGGATACACCGAGTACAATCATGGGCTGGTGATGATAGCGAAGCTGCCAACGTTGGATCAGGTACCGGAGATCCGGCAGTATGGAAGTGTGGATGTGGAAACGCTGTGGGAAACGTGCAAGCAGCTAAACACAAACTGTGCAGACCTGGTCCCGATCGTACAACAGCTGTTGGTGAGCAAAGTGAAGTCTCGCCTTCGAGAGCTCGAGGTAGGAAGTGATGAAGAAAGCGAAAACGGTAAGGACAAAGAGGATAAGACGGGCAACAGTTCGGGAGAAGAGAAATGA
- the LOC118517295 gene encoding venom serine protease-like: MKLKLSFGGGLWLVCMLLLDAALVTDAQYGGCDYTIDIASGLSYSIYSPYYGGLYPANTQCRWTLTTTLGSRVALSCSDISLPLTTSCIADRLVISKTGQSSLSDGQSYCGSGVLNTQSSINRMTIALLVPPTTQGGRFFCTATKIECQCGVRRTRKIVNGEATLVNEFPMMAALVDGSKSGEGIFCGATIITNYHAITAAHCYMGRSIANLALLVGEHDITVGSDSPYTALLLLASIKIHEGYSSSTASSSNDIAIVRTRTEIVFNPGVGPACLPIKFTGASFVGIQLEAVGWGTLDYGAPKSNVPMKVSLAVVQPTQCSSLYANYSSTQQLCTLTPNKDTCQSDSGGPLFYTDGYNMRAYLIGTIGYGIACATDRPSVSTNVLYYMQWIMNNTPEWNYCYQ; this comes from the exons atgaaattaaaattatcctTCG GAGGCGGACTGTGGCTTGTttgcatgctgctgctggacgccGCACTGGTGACCGACGCTCAGTACGGTGGTTGTGACTACACGATCGATATCGCAAGCGGGCTGTCGTACTCGATCTACTCACCGTACTACGGTGGACTCTATCCGgccaatacacagtgccgttGGACGTTGACCACAACCCTAGGCTCGCGGGTTGCGCTGTCCTGCAGTGATATTTCGCTTCCATTG ACCACATCATGCATCGCTGATAGACTGGTTATTTCCAAGACCGGACAAAGCAGCCTCTCCGATGGACAATCTTACTGCGGATCGGGTGTACTCAACACACAGTCATCCATCAATCGAATGACGATCGCACTGCTAGTGCCCCCCACAACTCAAGGTGGACGATTCTTCTGTACTGCGACGAAGATCGAGTGTCAGTGTGGTGTACGTCGAACG AGAAAAATTGTAAATGGCGAGGCAACGCTTGTGAACGAATTTCCCATGATGGCCGCCCTGGTGGATGGATCGAAGAGTGGCGAGGGTATCTTTTGCGGGGCTACGATCA TAACGAACTATCACGCCATAACGGCTGCCCACTGCTACATGGGAAGATCGATCGCCAACTTGGCGCTACTTGTCGGAGAGCACGATATTACGGTCGGTTCGGATTCACCGTACACCGCACTGTTGCTGCTCGCCTCCATCAAGATCCACGAGGGATACAGTAGCTCTACCGCTTCGAGCAGCAACGACATCGCGATCGTGCGTACACGTACCGAGATCGTGTTCAACCCGGGCGTGGGTCCTGCCTGTTTACCGATCAAATTCACCGGGGCATCCTTCGTTGGCATTCAGCTGGAGGCGGTCGGGTGGGGCACGCTCGATTACGGTGCACCGAAATCGAACGTTCCGATGAAGGTCTCGCTTGCCGTGGTACAACCGACCCAGTGTTCTTCGCTCTACGCCAACTATTCGTCCACCCAGCAACTGTGCACACTTACCCCGAACAAAGACACCTGCCAGAGTGACTCGGGCGGTCCGCTGTTCTACACCGATGGGTACAACATGCGAGCCTATCTGATCGGTACGATCGGGTACGGGATCGCGTGTGCTACCGATCGGCCCAGTGTCAGCACGAACGTTCTGTACTATATGCAGTGGATAATGAACAACACACCCGAATGGAACTACTGTTATCAATAA